A stretch of the Lolium perenne isolate Kyuss_39 chromosome 3, Kyuss_2.0, whole genome shotgun sequence genome encodes the following:
- the LOC127342593 gene encoding pentatricopeptide repeat-containing protein At1g08070, chloroplastic-like isoform X1, with protein sequence MYTKCDCSQEALALFDGADCRDVFTWNIVILGCIHENHVESACRMFRSMVRGAVLPDDVSFATVLQATACLAAWDFGASLHAAVEKAGFVVSQVVARSLISMYSKSGCLDDARRVFEAAQGHLSIMSWTAMITAFQQHGQGRQAINLFEILMEKGIMPDHVTFVSVLSSCSHSGLVQLGRKYFSLMTKVYKLAPRSEHYCCMVDMFGRAGLLGEAKRFVDEMPFKPDASVLGALLAACLNCGDLELGKEVAENLFEIEPGKAGNYVLLANIYASHGRLEDAKEVRRRMVSQEVKKEKGCSLVNLENRTVFNASGLPSGKGSWITAAKKHIIVRGSVDDYFFVPRDTC encoded by the exons ATGTACACGAAATGcgactgctcccaggaagctctggCTCTGTTCGATGGTGCAGATTGCAGGGATGTCTTCACTTGGAACATCGTCATTCTTGGTTGCATCCATGAGAATCACGTTGAGAGTGCCTGCAGAATGTTCCGGTCCATGGTCAGGGGTGCCGTCTTGCCTGACGATGTGTCATTTGCTACTGTGTTGCAAGCTACAGCGTGCCTGGCAGCATGGGATTTCGGAGCGAGCTTACATGCGGCTGTCGAAAAGGCAGGATTCGTGGTCAGCCAGGTTGTTGCTAGGTCGCTCATCAGCATGTATTCCAAATCTGGCTGTTTGGATGATGCCCGCAGAGTGTTCGAGGCAGCACAAGGTCACTTGTCTATAATGTCATGGACCGCCATGATCACTGCATTTCAGCAGCATGGACAAGGACGCCAGGCTATCAATCTGTTCGAGATATTGATGGAGAAGGGCATCATGCCGGACCACGTCACATTTGTCAGTGTTCTCTCTTCTTGCAGCCATAGCGGACTTGTTCAGCTAGGGCGCAAGTACTTCAGTTTGATGACTAAGGTTTATAAGCTCGCGCCTAGGAGTGAGCACTACTGTTGCATGGTCGACATGTTTGGACGAGCTGGTCTTCTTGGCGAGGCCAAGCGATTCGTTGATGAGATGCCATTTAAGCCAGATGCTTCAGTCCTAGGAGCACTACTTGCAGCTTGCTTGAATTGTGGGGACCTTGAGCTGGGAAAGGAGGTTGCTGAGAACCTGTTTGAGATTGAACCGGGTAAAGCCGGGAACTATGTTCTGCTCGCCAACATCTATGCGTCGCATGGAAGACTCGAAGATGCAAAGGAAGTGAGGAGACGGATGGTCTCCCAGGAAGTAAAGAAGGAAAAGGGTTGTAGCTTAGTCAACCTGGAGAATAGGACTGTTTTCAATGCTTCAGGACTCCCATCCGGCAAGGGAAG TTGGATTACTGCTGCAAAGAAGCACATCATTGTTCGTGGTTCCGTGGATGATTATTTCTTTGTTCCGCGTGATACATGTTAA
- the LOC127342593 gene encoding pentatricopeptide repeat-containing protein At1g08070, chloroplastic-like isoform X2: MYTKCDCSQEALALFDGADCRDVFTWNIVILGCIHENHVESACRMFRSMVRGAVLPDDVSFATVLQATACLAAWDFGASLHAAVEKAGFVVSQVVARSLISMYSKSGCLDDARRVFEAAQGHLSIMSWTAMITAFQQHGQGRQAINLFEILMEKGIMPDHVTFVSVLSSCSHSGLVQLGRKYFSLMTKVYKLAPRSEHYCCMVDMFGRAGLLGEAKRFVDEMPFKPDASVLGALLAACLNCGDLELGKEVAENLFEIEPGKAGNYVLLANIYASHGRLEDAKEVRRRMVSQEVKKEKGCSLVNLENRTVFNASGLPSGKGRL; the protein is encoded by the exons ATGTACACGAAATGcgactgctcccaggaagctctggCTCTGTTCGATGGTGCAGATTGCAGGGATGTCTTCACTTGGAACATCGTCATTCTTGGTTGCATCCATGAGAATCACGTTGAGAGTGCCTGCAGAATGTTCCGGTCCATGGTCAGGGGTGCCGTCTTGCCTGACGATGTGTCATTTGCTACTGTGTTGCAAGCTACAGCGTGCCTGGCAGCATGGGATTTCGGAGCGAGCTTACATGCGGCTGTCGAAAAGGCAGGATTCGTGGTCAGCCAGGTTGTTGCTAGGTCGCTCATCAGCATGTATTCCAAATCTGGCTGTTTGGATGATGCCCGCAGAGTGTTCGAGGCAGCACAAGGTCACTTGTCTATAATGTCATGGACCGCCATGATCACTGCATTTCAGCAGCATGGACAAGGACGCCAGGCTATCAATCTGTTCGAGATATTGATGGAGAAGGGCATCATGCCGGACCACGTCACATTTGTCAGTGTTCTCTCTTCTTGCAGCCATAGCGGACTTGTTCAGCTAGGGCGCAAGTACTTCAGTTTGATGACTAAGGTTTATAAGCTCGCGCCTAGGAGTGAGCACTACTGTTGCATGGTCGACATGTTTGGACGAGCTGGTCTTCTTGGCGAGGCCAAGCGATTCGTTGATGAGATGCCATTTAAGCCAGATGCTTCAGTCCTAGGAGCACTACTTGCAGCTTGCTTGAATTGTGGGGACCTTGAGCTGGGAAAGGAGGTTGCTGAGAACCTGTTTGAGATTGAACCGGGTAAAGCCGGGAACTATGTTCTGCTCGCCAACATCTATGCGTCGCATGGAAGACTCGAAGATGCAAAGGAAGTGAGGAGACGGATGGTCTCCCAGGAAGTAAAGAAGGAAAAGGGTTGTAGCTTAGTCAACCTGGAGAATAGGACTGTTTTCAATGCTTCAGGACTCCCATCCGGCAAGGGAAG GTTATGA